AGCGCTGGCGTCCTACCGCGAGTCGCTCGCTATTAGGAAGCGCCTGGCCGAGGCGGATCCGTCGAACGCGGGATGGCAGCGGGACCTTTCATATTGTTTGACGCGATTGGCCGAGCTTTACAAACGGCAAGGCGAGCGTCTAAAAGCGCTTCCGCTTGCGGAAGAGAGCCTATCGATCGACGAACGGTTGTCCGCGCTCGATCCCACGAATGTCCAATGGAGGAAGG
Above is a window of Anaerolineales bacterium DNA encoding:
- a CDS encoding tetratricopeptide repeat protein — translated: ALASYRESLAIRKRLAEADPSNAGWQRDLSYCLTRLAELYKRQGERLKALPLAEESLSIDERLSALDPTNVQWRKDVEASRALVARLRGAE